Proteins encoded in a region of the Halodesulfovibrio marinisediminis DSM 17456 genome:
- the sucD gene encoding succinate--CoA ligase subunit alpha, whose product MFLNEHLSKKLFGVAGIITPEGTLLTPDSVTVPKNMSPPWYLKAQVLTGGRGKAGGILRADNPEEFHQKVDKIFNMHIKGNSVPFIRVEQATDIAKECYLSFVLSRERKDLLFTVSSAGGIEVENSTKAAKPLIQRVHLLSGLKDHHLRAAFFELGVTKEHYAGFRDLVKKLYGLVTKFGLLMAEINPLVITKQGEWMALDGKVELDDNMVDLYPDKLEEYYTPEHHSYEENIAREAGLSYVELKGWVGILVNGAGLAMATMDLLNFNGLTAANFMDLGGAADRERIKRALDLLFGNDDVKAVFINLFGGIVSCKEVGKALLAVLGGKPAPKPIVIRMAGFESEEGRALMQEASVENVFIAEEMNEALETLHSLKPVGAPTVDFVLDKEALPSTMPSFTRTGIANVLGINKDTQVLVQGITGKVAQRHVALMQEYGTNIVAGVTPFKGGQEVMGIPVYNSVHEAKKHHRIDASIVFVPAGFAADAVAESAAEDVPWVICITEGIAQASMLSALKEIAGSKTRIIGPNTPGIIVPGQCKIGIMPAKVFTQGNVAIFSRSGTLTYEAADRLSRAGIGQSFCVGIGGDSFIGTSFTDLFELVRNDDNTHAVLILGEVGGAAEEELARYVKVTGFEKPVVSFIAARTAPPGKRLGHAGAILDEKTGGIEGKLQAMRDAGFVISPDLAQLPELVGSVLEGVEAKSAV is encoded by the coding sequence ATGTTTCTGAACGAGCATTTGAGCAAGAAGTTGTTTGGCGTGGCTGGAATTATTACCCCTGAGGGAACTCTTTTAACACCTGACTCTGTAACTGTTCCCAAAAACATGAGTCCACCTTGGTACCTGAAAGCACAGGTGCTGACAGGCGGACGCGGAAAAGCTGGTGGCATTTTGCGGGCTGACAATCCGGAAGAGTTTCACCAAAAAGTTGATAAGATTTTCAACATGCACATTAAAGGCAATTCAGTTCCTTTTATCCGTGTGGAGCAGGCAACTGATATTGCAAAAGAGTGCTACCTTTCTTTTGTGCTCTCCCGTGAGCGCAAAGACCTTCTCTTCACAGTAAGTTCTGCCGGTGGAATTGAAGTTGAAAATTCCACTAAGGCTGCAAAACCGTTGATTCAGCGGGTACACCTTCTTTCTGGTTTAAAAGATCATCACTTGCGTGCTGCTTTTTTTGAACTCGGCGTAACTAAAGAGCATTATGCCGGTTTCCGTGATCTCGTGAAAAAACTATATGGCCTCGTAACGAAATTCGGCTTGCTTATGGCAGAAATCAACCCTCTTGTTATTACAAAGCAAGGGGAATGGATGGCGCTTGATGGTAAGGTTGAACTCGATGACAACATGGTCGACCTTTATCCGGATAAATTGGAGGAATACTATACTCCTGAGCATCATTCCTATGAAGAAAATATCGCTCGTGAAGCTGGGCTCAGTTATGTGGAGCTAAAAGGCTGGGTAGGTATTCTGGTGAATGGTGCAGGACTTGCCATGGCAACAATGGACTTGTTGAATTTCAATGGATTAACAGCTGCAAACTTTATGGACTTGGGAGGCGCTGCAGACAGGGAACGTATTAAACGTGCCCTTGATCTTCTTTTTGGAAACGATGATGTGAAGGCTGTGTTTATCAACCTCTTCGGTGGAATTGTTTCCTGTAAGGAAGTTGGTAAAGCGTTGTTAGCAGTTCTAGGTGGAAAGCCTGCGCCAAAACCTATTGTTATCCGCATGGCTGGTTTTGAGTCTGAGGAAGGACGTGCCTTAATGCAGGAAGCATCCGTTGAAAATGTCTTTATTGCGGAAGAGATGAACGAGGCGCTTGAGACATTGCATTCCCTCAAACCTGTAGGTGCTCCAACGGTTGACTTTGTTTTGGATAAAGAAGCGTTACCTTCTACTATGCCTTCGTTTACTCGCACAGGCATCGCTAATGTTCTGGGGATTAATAAAGATACTCAGGTACTTGTTCAGGGTATCACTGGCAAGGTTGCACAGCGGCATGTCGCTTTGATGCAGGAGTACGGAACAAATATTGTTGCTGGCGTGACACCGTTCAAAGGCGGGCAGGAAGTAATGGGAATTCCCGTATATAACTCTGTCCATGAGGCAAAGAAACATCATCGTATCGATGCTTCAATTGTCTTTGTCCCTGCCGGATTCGCTGCTGATGCGGTTGCTGAATCCGCTGCGGAGGATGTTCCGTGGGTTATTTGCATTACTGAAGGAATTGCTCAGGCCAGCATGTTGTCTGCGTTGAAGGAAATTGCAGGTTCCAAGACTCGGATAATTGGCCCAAATACGCCGGGAATTATTGTCCCGGGGCAGTGCAAGATAGGCATTATGCCTGCCAAGGTTTTTACTCAGGGCAACGTAGCAATTTTCTCACGATCCGGAACATTAACTTATGAAGCAGCGGATAGACTTTCACGAGCTGGAATTGGACAATCATTCTGTGTCGGAATCGGCGGTGATTCATTTATAGGGACAAGTTTTACTGACTTGTTTGAGCTAGTCCGTAATGATGATAATACGCACGCCGTACTGATTCTTGGTGAAGTTGGCGGGGCTGCAGAAGAAGAACTTGCCCGCTATGTAAAAGTGACAGGTTTTGAAAAGCCGGTAGTATCCTTTATTGCTGCCCGTACGGCTCCTCCGGGAAAAAGACTTGGACATGCTGGTGCAATTCTTGATGAAAAAACAGGCGGGATTGAGGGCAAACTTCAAGCTATGCGGGATGCAGGTTTTGTTATCAGTCCGGATTTGGCTCAGCTCCCAGAGCTTGTTGGTAGTGTCTTGGAAGGAGTTGAGGCGAAGTCTGCTGTGTAG
- a CDS encoding DEAD/DEAH box helicase — protein MDEASAKKLLHELVSSTIPEYIIEGSQYLLDSGGVQKISVKKGDGYWDISGTVQGEDFQIYSPKISLDFHENSTNFICNCPEAFSGACRHVGAAALKFIPSLEEGGAAETAPAKPRSDWRQNFRSYFATELEPEAGRHYLLYRFHPEPGRLQVSFFRARQNKSGLSTVHNEITIQQILDHPDWHEQTPGLAELLEQVGKYNDYFGHRVEIPDGLLTWFLWTVKNEYYLFWQDTDKPCRIETTTMQLKLKPDLEETGLSFAVMIEGSGKQPLSITEEDVSFHGQMPLWVCWKKGFHPVHTTLDSVLVQDLVQHPPHVSRDDIPEFLDRVWTQFPTSDLHEPEKFLEHMEPIFVPGTYNPKLFLDEEGSLLTLEIQNFYETIHGEFLLPGPNPEFMTGSYSFEGTTYLIRRMQDEEAKLAEELLDMNFQPRNNRIWFLEPEEAITFLLDAYPKLIEQYRVYGEKALSKYKVRLATPVINATVESNEEEKWFSLDIEVDYDGQKVPIDLIWKAWSQGKRYVQLKDGSDTSLPESWLEKVAHKLRAMGLDPEKPPQQRFEQYEAPVLDNLLDDLPEVETDGFWDTLREKIHTFKEIAMVKQPDGLQATLRGYQQQGLSYLNFLREYGFGGILADEMGLGKTIQTLSFIQHMVERGDTGPNLIVVPTSVLPNWDREASKFVPELKRLIIYGTRRENMFKQINDSDLVVTTYALLRRDLEELQNYEFNSIILDEAQNIKNPNTITARSVRKINAKQRLCLSGTPIENNLFELWSLFEFLMPGFLGSQHAFQRGIVKPIKDGDVETIEQLRTRVRPFILRRTKSEVAKDLPPKIENVQYCALAEEQAELYGALAAKLKEQVMSDVDEKGMAKSQMSILDALLKLRQICCHPRLLNLNMPGFTTNLPSGKFDAFKDMITDIVSEGHKVLVFSQFVSMLHIIRSWLQIADIPYAYLDGTSKDRFDQVDRFNESPDIPIFLISLKAGGTGLNLTSADYVIHYDPWWNPAVEDQATDRAHRIGQKSQVFSYKMICQNTVEEKILKLQDMKKGVADSIIPGKEAWKSLTRDDLEMLFEI, from the coding sequence ATGGATGAGGCTTCCGCAAAAAAACTGCTTCACGAATTGGTATCAAGTACCATTCCAGAATATATTATCGAAGGTTCCCAATATCTTTTAGACTCCGGCGGAGTTCAGAAGATTAGTGTCAAAAAGGGGGACGGATACTGGGACATCTCCGGTACAGTGCAGGGTGAAGATTTTCAGATTTATTCTCCGAAAATCTCACTGGATTTCCATGAGAATTCCACAAACTTCATCTGCAACTGTCCTGAGGCATTTTCCGGTGCGTGCCGTCACGTCGGCGCTGCTGCACTTAAGTTCATCCCTTCTCTTGAAGAAGGTGGTGCTGCTGAAACTGCGCCTGCAAAGCCACGCTCTGACTGGAGACAGAATTTCAGGTCTTACTTTGCAACCGAGCTTGAGCCAGAAGCCGGTAGACATTACCTTCTTTACCGTTTTCACCCAGAACCGGGCAGACTGCAGGTTTCGTTCTTTCGTGCGAGACAGAACAAATCCGGACTGTCCACCGTACATAACGAAATTACAATCCAGCAGATCCTTGACCATCCGGACTGGCACGAACAAACTCCGGGTCTTGCCGAATTGCTGGAACAAGTCGGTAAATACAACGACTACTTCGGACATCGTGTAGAGATTCCTGACGGGCTGCTCACATGGTTCCTCTGGACTGTTAAGAACGAGTACTACTTGTTCTGGCAGGACACAGATAAGCCATGCCGTATTGAAACCACTACAATGCAGCTTAAGCTCAAGCCAGATCTTGAAGAAACCGGTCTCTCCTTTGCTGTAATGATTGAAGGAAGCGGCAAGCAGCCGTTATCTATTACAGAAGAAGATGTCAGCTTCCATGGTCAGATGCCATTATGGGTTTGCTGGAAAAAGGGTTTCCACCCTGTTCACACAACTCTGGACTCCGTACTTGTTCAGGACCTTGTGCAGCATCCGCCACACGTAAGCCGTGACGATATTCCGGAGTTTCTTGACCGAGTCTGGACACAATTCCCGACTTCCGACTTGCACGAGCCAGAGAAGTTTCTGGAGCACATGGAACCAATCTTCGTTCCAGGTACATACAACCCGAAACTTTTCCTTGATGAAGAAGGCTCACTGCTTACACTGGAAATTCAGAACTTTTACGAAACTATTCATGGTGAATTCCTGCTTCCGGGACCTAACCCTGAATTTATGACAGGCAGTTACTCTTTCGAGGGCACAACATACCTTATTCGCCGCATGCAGGACGAAGAGGCAAAGCTCGCAGAAGAACTGCTTGATATGAACTTCCAGCCACGTAACAACCGTATCTGGTTCCTCGAGCCGGAAGAAGCTATTACCTTCCTTTTGGATGCGTACCCTAAACTTATTGAGCAGTACCGTGTATACGGTGAAAAAGCGCTCTCCAAGTACAAGGTTCGCCTCGCCACTCCGGTTATTAACGCCACGGTGGAATCCAACGAAGAAGAAAAATGGTTCTCCCTCGATATCGAAGTTGATTACGACGGTCAGAAAGTTCCAATCGACCTTATTTGGAAGGCGTGGTCTCAGGGCAAACGTTATGTTCAGTTGAAAGACGGTTCAGACACCAGCCTGCCAGAATCATGGCTTGAAAAAGTTGCACACAAACTGCGTGCTATGGGCCTTGATCCGGAAAAACCACCACAGCAGCGATTTGAGCAGTACGAAGCGCCTGTACTGGACAACCTGCTTGATGATCTTCCTGAAGTTGAAACAGACGGTTTCTGGGATACTCTGCGCGAGAAAATTCATACCTTCAAAGAGATTGCCATGGTTAAGCAGCCAGACGGTTTGCAGGCAACACTCCGAGGGTACCAGCAGCAAGGTCTCAGTTACCTTAACTTCCTGCGTGAATACGGTTTTGGCGGCATCCTTGCTGATGAAATGGGTCTTGGTAAAACTATCCAGACTCTGTCCTTCATTCAGCACATGGTCGAGCGTGGTGATACCGGCCCTAACCTTATTGTTGTACCGACCTCTGTTCTTCCTAACTGGGATCGTGAGGCATCTAAGTTCGTACCTGAACTTAAGCGTCTTATTATTTACGGTACCCGTCGTGAGAACATGTTCAAACAGATCAATGACTCCGATCTGGTTGTAACAACATACGCCCTGCTTCGCCGTGACCTTGAAGAGTTACAAAACTACGAGTTCAACTCTATCATTCTTGACGAAGCACAGAACATTAAGAACCCGAACACCATCACAGCCCGCTCTGTTCGTAAGATCAACGCCAAGCAGAGACTCTGTCTCTCCGGTACCCCGATTGAGAACAACCTCTTCGAGCTGTGGTCTCTGTTCGAATTCCTGATGCCGGGCTTCCTTGGCTCACAACACGCTTTCCAGCGTGGTATTGTGAAGCCAATTAAAGATGGTGACGTAGAAACAATTGAACAGCTTCGTACCCGAGTAAGACCATTTATCTTGCGTCGTACAAAGTCAGAAGTGGCAAAAGACCTGCCGCCTAAAATTGAAAACGTTCAGTACTGTGCGCTTGCCGAAGAGCAGGCAGAGCTTTACGGCGCTCTTGCTGCCAAGCTCAAAGAACAGGTTATGTCTGACGTGGACGAAAAAGGCATGGCAAAAAGCCAAATGTCTATTCTGGATGCACTTCTCAAGCTTCGTCAGATTTGTTGTCACCCGCGCCTTCTCAATCTCAACATGCCTGGATTCACTACAAACCTGCCTTCCGGTAAGTTTGATGCATTCAAGGACATGATTACTGACATTGTTTCAGAAGGCCATAAAGTACTGGTGTTCTCACAGTTTGTATCCATGCTGCATATCATCCGCTCTTGGCTGCAAATTGCAGACATCCCGTATGCGTACCTCGACGGTACATCCAAAGACCGTTTCGATCAGGTAGACAGGTTTAACGAATCTCCGGATATTCCTATCTTCCTTATTTCCCTGAAAGCAGGTGGTACTGGTCTTAACCTTACAAGTGCTGACTACGTTATCCACTACGACCCTTGGTGGAACCCTGCTGTTGAAGATCAGGCAACTGACCGTGCTCACCGAATCGGCCAGAAGTCTCAAGTATTCTCATACAAAATGATTTGTCAGAATACTGTTGAAGAAAAGATCCTCAAACTTCAGGACATGAAAAAAGGTGTTGCAGACTCCATCATTCCAGGTAAGGAAGCATGGAAATCTCTCACCAGAGACGATCTTGAAATGCTGTTCGAAATCTAG
- a CDS encoding peptide-binding protein, which yields MHCSLQNRVLLAALLCVLLLTGCSSPAEKKQPASSSSASVEKQSERADGDNTTNIQKPEYGGRIILGSIGDITNLIPMLSSDAVSHQVASDIYVSPLKYDKDLNIIPYAAESFEVLDEGKKIRITMRKDVKWEDGTPLTAEDVEFTYKLYIDPNTPTAYAQDYLLVKKFTLIDKYTFEATYEKPLARILLSWMMDILPKHLLEGKDITKSPLAQKPVGAGPFKFKQWDRGQKIVLEASDTYFLGRPYLDEMVYRVIPDITTMFLELKAGHLDMMNLTPQQFLYQTDSTYFKNNFMKYRYLSFGYSFLGFNFRNKLFHDTRVRQAISYAIDKEGLVKGVLFGQGKATIGPYKPGTWVYNTEIEDYGYNPRKALELLNRSGWKKNKNGVLEKDGIVFKFTILTNQGNEERIKTATIIQSQLKDIGIQVTIRTVEWAAFIKEFLNKGRFDALILGWNILQDPDISTVWHSSRAVEGGLNFIKYINPELDKWLEMGRNTLDMDVRKEAYDHVQEILHMDQPYCFLFVPYALPIVHKRFKGIEPALSGITHNLDRWWVPKSQRRYEVAN from the coding sequence ATGCATTGCAGTTTGCAAAACAGAGTGCTTCTAGCAGCACTGTTGTGTGTTTTACTTTTGACAGGTTGCAGCTCTCCTGCTGAAAAAAAGCAACCAGCATCCAGCTCTTCGGCTTCTGTAGAGAAGCAATCCGAAAGAGCCGATGGTGACAATACAACAAATATTCAGAAACCGGAATACGGTGGGCGCATTATTTTAGGCTCAATAGGCGATATTACAAACCTGATCCCAATGTTGAGCTCAGATGCTGTGTCGCATCAGGTTGCATCAGATATTTACGTATCCCCTTTAAAATACGATAAAGATTTAAATATTATTCCGTATGCCGCAGAATCATTTGAGGTTTTGGATGAGGGTAAAAAAATACGTATAACAATGCGTAAAGATGTGAAATGGGAGGATGGAACACCGCTTACTGCGGAAGATGTAGAGTTTACGTACAAATTATACATCGATCCAAATACACCTACAGCGTATGCACAAGATTATCTTTTAGTAAAAAAGTTTACGCTGATAGATAAATACACCTTTGAAGCTACATACGAAAAGCCTCTTGCCCGCATCTTGCTTAGCTGGATGATGGATATTTTACCTAAGCATTTGCTTGAAGGTAAAGATATTACCAAGTCTCCTTTAGCACAAAAGCCGGTTGGTGCAGGACCTTTTAAGTTCAAACAATGGGATCGAGGACAAAAAATAGTTCTTGAAGCGAGTGATACATACTTTCTTGGTAGACCATATCTGGATGAAATGGTGTATCGGGTTATTCCGGATATTACTACAATGTTTCTGGAGTTAAAAGCTGGTCATCTGGATATGATGAACCTTACACCACAGCAGTTTCTCTATCAGACTGACAGTACCTATTTCAAAAATAACTTTATGAAGTACAGATATCTGTCCTTCGGGTATTCATTTTTAGGTTTTAACTTCAGGAACAAGTTGTTTCACGATACCCGCGTTCGACAGGCCATTTCATATGCCATCGATAAAGAAGGCTTAGTTAAAGGGGTTCTTTTTGGACAGGGTAAAGCGACGATTGGACCATATAAGCCTGGAACGTGGGTCTATAATACTGAGATAGAAGACTACGGATATAATCCCCGGAAGGCTTTGGAGCTGTTGAACCGCTCAGGGTGGAAGAAGAATAAAAATGGTGTCCTTGAAAAGGATGGAATAGTATTTAAATTTACGATTCTGACCAACCAGGGGAACGAAGAGCGAATAAAAACAGCTACAATCATTCAAAGTCAGTTGAAAGATATTGGTATTCAGGTCACTATTAGAACTGTTGAATGGGCAGCATTCATCAAAGAATTTTTGAATAAGGGACGCTTTGACGCACTTATTTTGGGGTGGAATATCCTTCAGGATCCGGATATCTCAACAGTATGGCACTCTTCACGGGCTGTAGAAGGGGGCTTAAACTTTATTAAATATATTAATCCGGAACTGGATAAATGGCTTGAGATGGGTCGAAACACACTCGATATGGACGTTCGAAAAGAAGCATATGATCATGTGCAGGAGATTTTGCACATGGATCAGCCGTATTGTTTCTTGTTTGTTCCGTATGCACTACCGATCGTACACAAGCGATTTAAAGGAATTGAGCCTGCGTTGTCAGGCATTACGCATAATTTAGACCGATGGTGGGTTCCTAAAAGCCAGAGGCGTTATGAGGTTGCAAACTAA